Proteins encoded within one genomic window of Dyadobacter chenhuakuii:
- a CDS encoding DUF2062 domain-containing protein, translated as MTLQDLNCCIIVPTYNNINTLGRVIDSLLPYSQNRDIIVINDGSTDGTAALLAQYGDQLTILDNGINRGKGYALRAGFAEALRQHYDNAISIDSDGQHLASDIPLFLEAAKQNPGAVIMGSRDMEQEGVPGKSSFGNKFSNFWFKFETGISLPDTQTGFRLYPLREIGKIRLFTMKFETEIEVLVKLAWRNVPIVPVKIHVIYDKDERVTHFRPFKDFTRISILNTFLVILTLLYYLPKRLIRQINKKGVWKIIRDEAVKSDESNLSKAKSIGFGFFMGIVPVWGFQLLIGIPLSIYFKMNKVLFLTAANISIPPFIPFIIFGSYKFGGLFYQNGVQLTSFENLTLSSIHVNFVQYFIGGTLLAVAAGLAGFAITYLLLTIFRK; from the coding sequence ATGACCTTACAGGACCTCAATTGCTGCATCATTGTTCCTACTTACAACAATATCAACACACTGGGCCGTGTCATTGACTCCCTTCTTCCTTACTCTCAAAACCGGGATATCATTGTCATCAACGACGGTTCTACGGACGGAACAGCCGCTTTGCTGGCTCAATATGGCGATCAACTAACTATTCTGGACAACGGCATTAACCGCGGGAAAGGCTACGCGCTTCGCGCCGGGTTTGCAGAAGCATTAAGACAGCATTACGACAACGCGATCAGCATCGACTCCGACGGCCAGCACCTTGCATCCGACATTCCGTTGTTTCTGGAAGCAGCAAAACAAAATCCTGGCGCTGTGATTATGGGTTCGAGGGACATGGAGCAGGAGGGCGTCCCGGGCAAAAGTTCTTTTGGAAATAAATTTTCCAATTTCTGGTTCAAGTTTGAAACGGGCATCTCGCTGCCCGATACGCAGACTGGCTTTCGCCTCTATCCTTTGCGGGAAATCGGGAAGATCAGGCTTTTTACTATGAAGTTTGAAACGGAAATTGAAGTGCTTGTAAAGCTGGCCTGGCGCAATGTCCCGATCGTCCCGGTGAAAATACATGTGATTTATGACAAAGACGAGCGTGTCACGCACTTCCGACCGTTCAAGGATTTTACCCGGATCAGCATCCTGAATACATTCCTGGTCATCCTCACTTTACTTTACTATTTGCCCAAAAGACTGATCCGACAAATTAATAAGAAGGGCGTTTGGAAGATTATCAGGGACGAGGCTGTAAAATCGGATGAGTCCAATTTAAGCAAGGCAAAATCCATTGGTTTCGGATTTTTTATGGGCATTGTTCCGGTTTGGGGCTTTCAGTTGCTTATTGGCATTCCGTTGTCGATTTATTTCAAGATGAACAAGGTCCTTTTTCTTACTGCCGCTAACATTAGCATCCCGCCTTTTATTCCGTTTATCATTTTTGGGAGCTACAAATTCGGCGGCCTCTTTTATCAGAACGGTGTACAACTCACTTCATTTGAGAATCTTACGCTCAGCTCGATCCATGTAAATTTCGTACAATATTTTATAGGCGGCACATTGCTCGCAGTCGCAGCCGGACTGGCAGGCTTCGCGATAACCTATCTTTTACTGACTATTTTTCGCAAGTAA
- a CDS encoding 3-hydroxyacyl-ACP dehydratase has translation MFAKSLYVVTNTEATPESLVSDIVINAQHAIFAGHFPGAPVTPGVVQMQIVKELLETHLGQKLAMKSMRTCKFLEVLDPRENPNVRITIKFKQSELLEVNASGEGNGKVFFKMQASYL, from the coding sequence ATGTTTGCGAAAAGTCTATACGTTGTAACCAACACCGAAGCAACTCCCGAAAGCCTTGTTTCGGATATTGTTATCAACGCGCAGCATGCCATCTTTGCCGGCCACTTTCCGGGTGCGCCGGTTACTCCGGGTGTTGTACAGATGCAGATCGTGAAGGAGCTCCTGGAAACACATTTAGGCCAAAAGCTGGCCATGAAATCCATGCGGACATGCAAATTTCTTGAAGTGCTTGATCCCCGGGAAAATCCAAATGTTCGTATTACTATCAAATTCAAGCAGTCAGAACTTTTGGAAGTCAACGCCTCAGGGGAGGGCAATGGGAAAGTTTTTTTCAAAATGCAGGCAAGCTATCTTTAA
- a CDS encoding LolA family protein, with translation MKKISAILIAFCLTIAWAQGQTFKPSANPEKLFQELRKTSQEVNSIQAAFTEEKFLAVLKEPEHSSGNFYYKKNDKMRWEQKSPVKYVILINGDRLRVQEAGKEKSVGQAGRMVAQIKELMIGLVNGDFQQNKAFSQSAMESADQYMVVLTPVNRRLKNIYSKITMVFPKSTMHLKELSFYEKGGDKSVMKFQNEKFNQPIDDNLFINL, from the coding sequence ATGAAGAAAATTAGTGCTATATTGATCGCATTCTGTCTGACTATTGCCTGGGCGCAAGGACAGACATTCAAACCATCAGCAAACCCGGAAAAGCTTTTCCAGGAACTACGCAAGACTTCACAAGAGGTGAATTCGATTCAGGCTGCGTTTACCGAGGAGAAATTTCTAGCTGTTTTGAAAGAGCCGGAGCATTCATCCGGAAATTTTTATTACAAGAAAAATGACAAGATGCGGTGGGAGCAAAAATCGCCAGTTAAATATGTAATATTAATTAACGGTGATAGATTACGCGTTCAGGAGGCTGGAAAAGAAAAAAGTGTTGGTCAGGCTGGTAGAATGGTAGCGCAGATCAAGGAGTTAATGATCGGCTTGGTCAACGGTGATTTTCAGCAAAATAAAGCATTTTCGCAAAGTGCTATGGAAAGCGCAGATCAGTATATGGTCGTGTTAACTCCTGTTAACCGTCGGCTAAAAAACATTTATTCTAAGATAACCATGGTCTTCCCGAAGAGCACGATGCATTTAAAAGAATTGTCTTTTTATGAAAAAGGCGGCGATAAGAGCGTGATGAAATTTCAGAATGAGAAGTTCAATCAACCGATCGACGACAACCTTTTTATCAATTTATAG
- a CDS encoding polysaccharide deacetylase family protein produces the protein MKHNIVTGTAITIFALSGIIFWETGFAWLIFIFIALAYLALTAYGSFNIQANYFLKSINTGKRKSIALTFDDGPDPDTTPKILDILKEKGVKATFFVIGKRAEKYPELLRRIDEEGHIIGNHSYSHHTMIAFFSKDKLAKDLEHCTSIISGILGKTPKFYRPPFGVTNPRYARVLREQKLDSVGWSVRSFDTKAQNKYEIINRVMSKVRARDIVLLHDNRKVTADSMEDLIEHCLQKGLKIEPLSKLIQREPYEEN, from the coding sequence TTGAAGCATAACATTGTCACAGGAACCGCCATCACCATTTTTGCGCTCAGCGGGATTATCTTCTGGGAGACAGGCTTCGCATGGCTGATTTTCATCTTCATTGCCCTTGCATATCTTGCCCTTACCGCCTACGGTTCGTTCAACATTCAGGCCAATTATTTCCTGAAATCAATAAACACAGGTAAAAGAAAATCCATCGCCCTAACGTTCGATGATGGCCCGGATCCTGACACCACACCAAAGATTCTTGACATTTTAAAGGAAAAAGGAGTGAAGGCCACGTTTTTTGTCATTGGAAAACGGGCAGAAAAATATCCGGAGCTGCTTCGCCGCATTGATGAGGAGGGGCATATCATCGGCAACCATTCATACAGCCATCATACAATGATCGCTTTCTTCTCGAAAGACAAGCTGGCAAAGGACCTGGAACATTGCACCAGCATTATCAGTGGAATTCTTGGAAAAACACCAAAATTCTACCGTCCACCCTTTGGCGTGACCAACCCGCGTTACGCGCGTGTCTTGCGTGAGCAAAAACTGGATTCTGTGGGCTGGTCTGTTCGAAGCTTTGATACAAAAGCTCAAAATAAATACGAGATTATCAATCGCGTCATGTCAAAAGTAAGAGCCAGGGACATTGTTTTGCTGCATGATAACCGGAAAGTCACAGCCGATTCAATGGAAGATTTGATCGAACATTGTTTACAGAAAGGACTAAAAATTGAGCCGCTTTCCAAGCTAATTCAACGTGAGCCCTATGAAGAAAATTAG
- a CDS encoding beta-ketoacyl synthase chain length factor, which yields MYYISAASTISHQPTFRNVGFSASIEPLQESSALLSPDYKGFIDAGLLRRMSKILRMSVACAKDCIGQAKIEQPDGIIIGTGLGCLLDTEKFLNNVITIEGLLPPTAFIQSTHNTMAGQISLSIGNHGYNMTHTQNTISFENALVDAMLLLDENEGNILVGAADEAIDFLTNISENLHLNIANPITSGASFFMLSSNRNEESVAGIKDSRAIGLVKDITSEINDFLRENELSAAELDLVLVSDVHRHDSDGVLSLIQNLGIDKSKCVDYLTYSGIYPTTSAFAVHLAVDRMKADKSLRNVLVCNTLIQSNLGLTLLQSIEA from the coding sequence GTGTATTACATTTCCGCCGCATCGACCATTTCGCATCAGCCAACATTCCGGAATGTTGGCTTTTCTGCCAGTATTGAGCCGCTGCAAGAGTCGTCTGCACTGTTAAGTCCGGATTACAAAGGCTTTATTGACGCCGGACTCTTGCGGAGAATGAGCAAGATTTTAAGGATGTCGGTGGCTTGCGCGAAGGATTGCATAGGGCAGGCAAAGATTGAGCAACCGGATGGAATCATCATTGGGACGGGATTAGGCTGTCTTTTGGACACTGAAAAATTTCTTAACAATGTTATAACTATTGAAGGACTGCTTCCACCCACTGCCTTTATCCAGTCTACCCATAATACAATGGCAGGTCAAATCTCACTGAGCATTGGAAACCATGGGTATAATATGACGCATACGCAAAACACCATTTCATTCGAGAATGCACTTGTGGATGCTATGTTGCTTTTGGATGAAAATGAAGGGAACATTCTGGTTGGTGCTGCGGATGAGGCCATTGATTTTTTAACAAACATTTCGGAAAACCTGCATTTGAACATTGCTAATCCCATCACTTCCGGGGCATCCTTTTTTATGCTTTCGAGTAACCGAAATGAAGAATCAGTTGCTGGTATCAAAGACTCTCGTGCCATTGGTCTGGTGAAAGATATTACGAGTGAGATTAACGATTTTCTGAGAGAAAATGAGCTGAGTGCAGCGGAGCTGGATCTGGTGCTGGTTTCGGATGTGCATAGGCACGATTCGGATGGCGTATTATCCCTAATTCAGAACCTGGGGATAGACAAAAGTAAATGTGTGGATTACTTAACCTACTCTGGCATTTATCCAACGACTTCCGCATTCGCTGTACATTTGGCTGTGGATAGAATGAAAGCTGACAAGTCACTCAGAAATGTGCTGGTTTGCAATACATTAATTCAAAGTAACCTGGGGTTAACACTCCTGCAATCGATTGAAGCATAA
- a CDS encoding beta-ketoacyl-[acyl-carrier-protein] synthase family protein, with product MGVRITGMGIVSAIGLTVAENLQALMESRSGIEPVQFLKEAEGLLVGEVKMSNEALQQALDTGPKGISRTSLLGLKAAKEAWGDNKHVSGLRTGIISATSVGGMDRTEDFYKSYLAGTNPDFNILKTHDSGSTTERIAAELGISGYINTLSTACSSGANAIMLGARLLLNGKLDRVLVGGSDAITRFTINGFRSLMIYDDAWCRPFDESRSGLNLGEGAAFLLLENEKSVQISGNKTIGYVSGWANAADAYHQTASSPEGKGATLAIKNALTKSGVALSDISYINAHGTGTKNNDLSESVALMNVFGNDIPAFSSTKPYTGHTLAAAGAIEAVFSVLAIQRNLIFPNLNYKTPITETGLNPVTSLQSEKAIKAVLSNSFGFGGNNSSLVFSSHN from the coding sequence ATGGGCGTCCGAATAACCGGTATGGGCATTGTATCTGCAATTGGGCTGACTGTTGCAGAAAATTTGCAGGCGCTGATGGAAAGCAGGTCGGGCATTGAGCCCGTGCAGTTTCTGAAAGAGGCAGAAGGGCTGTTGGTCGGAGAAGTGAAAATGTCCAACGAAGCATTGCAGCAAGCGCTTGATACAGGTCCAAAAGGCATTTCCCGCACCTCATTGTTGGGGTTAAAAGCCGCGAAAGAAGCATGGGGCGATAACAAGCACGTAAGCGGACTTCGAACAGGCATTATCTCGGCAACTTCCGTTGGCGGAATGGATCGGACAGAGGACTTTTATAAAAGCTATCTCGCCGGTACTAATCCCGATTTCAATATCCTCAAAACCCACGACAGTGGCAGCACGACAGAACGAATCGCTGCTGAACTGGGCATTTCCGGTTATATTAATACACTTTCAACAGCTTGTTCCTCAGGCGCTAATGCCATTATGCTAGGCGCGCGGCTGCTTCTAAATGGTAAGCTCGACCGGGTCCTGGTTGGTGGTTCGGATGCAATAACCAGGTTTACAATCAACGGTTTTCGCTCATTAATGATCTACGACGATGCATGGTGCAGGCCGTTTGATGAAAGCAGAAGTGGGTTGAATCTGGGGGAGGGCGCTGCGTTCTTGCTGCTGGAAAATGAAAAGAGTGTGCAGATTTCAGGGAACAAGACAATCGGATATGTGAGTGGTTGGGCGAATGCGGCTGACGCATATCATCAAACTGCATCATCACCGGAAGGAAAAGGGGCAACCCTGGCGATAAAAAATGCTTTGACCAAATCCGGTGTTGCGTTGTCTGACATTTCTTACATTAATGCACACGGGACCGGGACGAAAAATAACGATCTATCCGAGTCAGTGGCGCTGATGAATGTTTTTGGGAATGATATTCCGGCATTCAGCTCAACAAAACCATATACGGGGCATACCCTTGCTGCTGCCGGTGCTATTGAAGCCGTCTTTTCGGTTCTTGCCATTCAGCGCAACCTGATTTTTCCAAACCTGAATTATAAAACGCCCATTACAGAGACCGGGCTAAATCCAGTCACTTCCCTGCAAAGCGAGAAGGCTATTAAAGCTGTTTTGTCCAATTCATTTGGTTTCGGTGGGAACAATTCATCGCTGGTTTTTTCAAGCCATAATTAA
- a CDS encoding phosphopantetheine-binding protein: MDNLKEDLKKQIIEQLNLEDITPADIADDALLFDEGGLGLDSIDALELIVLLEKYHGIQVVNPDEGKVAFKSINSMAEYIRNRAVE, encoded by the coding sequence ATGGATAATTTAAAGGAAGACCTTAAAAAACAGATAATAGAGCAGTTGAACCTTGAAGATATCACGCCGGCTGACATTGCGGACGATGCGTTGCTTTTTGATGAAGGAGGTCTCGGCCTGGATTCCATTGACGCGCTGGAACTGATCGTGTTGCTGGAAAAATACCATGGGATTCAGGTGGTCAACCCGGATGAAGGCAAGGTGGCTTTCAAGTCAATCAATTCAATGGCAGAGTACATCCGTAACAGGGCAGTCGAATAA
- a CDS encoding beta-ketoacyl-[acyl-carrier-protein] synthase family protein, which translates to MTYIGAEVIISPLGGTTAENWAAMQANRSGISLVKQAGFDNADLYLSKMLDLVADFKFEKLISDALSAVSENIDPAILTSERTIVIVSSTKGELDKNITDQFGKSIETLVSRFRLANQPIVLSNACISGVLAINAASNLIQAKVYDHAIVIGCDLISGFVVFGFQSLFAISDQPCAPFDASRKGITMGEGCGAVVVSETREIFKNGALQLLSGTSANDANHISGPSRTGEGLFRSVKKTLESNDVAPEEIDFICAHGTATVFNDEMESIAFDRIGLTNVPLSSLKGYFGHTLGAAGVIETAASMQMMRHGVLLKSLGYKESGTSIKLNVIAENIPSKPVTVLKTASGFGGGNASLIIKSL; encoded by the coding sequence ATGACCTACATTGGTGCCGAAGTAATCATAAGTCCCTTGGGTGGGACCACAGCTGAGAACTGGGCTGCTATGCAGGCCAATCGATCGGGAATTTCTTTGGTAAAGCAAGCCGGATTCGACAATGCAGACCTTTATTTGTCTAAAATGCTGGATCTCGTCGCTGATTTCAAATTTGAAAAGCTGATTTCGGACGCACTTTCGGCTGTTTCTGAAAATATAGATCCCGCAATCCTGACCTCTGAAAGGACCATTGTGATTGTGAGTTCGACAAAAGGTGAACTTGATAAAAATATCACCGATCAGTTTGGTAAGAGCATAGAAACGCTGGTTTCCAGGTTTCGCCTGGCCAATCAGCCCATCGTGCTTTCAAATGCTTGCATATCAGGCGTGTTGGCAATTAATGCGGCTAGCAATCTTATTCAAGCGAAAGTATACGACCATGCCATTGTCATAGGCTGTGACCTGATTTCGGGTTTTGTCGTTTTTGGATTTCAGTCTCTCTTTGCAATCAGTGATCAGCCCTGTGCCCCTTTCGATGCGTCGCGCAAGGGCATAACAATGGGCGAGGGGTGCGGTGCAGTGGTTGTTTCTGAGACAAGGGAAATATTCAAAAATGGCGCTTTACAGCTTCTTTCCGGCACGAGTGCCAATGATGCCAATCACATTTCAGGCCCTTCCCGAACGGGTGAGGGATTGTTTCGAAGTGTGAAAAAGACATTGGAATCCAATGACGTAGCACCGGAAGAAATCGATTTTATCTGCGCGCATGGCACGGCGACGGTCTTTAATGATGAAATGGAATCCATTGCCTTCGACCGGATTGGCTTGACGAATGTGCCGCTGAGCAGTTTGAAAGGCTATTTCGGACATACGCTGGGTGCGGCGGGTGTGATAGAAACAGCAGCCTCCATGCAAATGATGCGCCACGGAGTTTTGTTAAAAAGCCTCGGTTATAAGGAAAGCGGCACCTCAATAAAATTAAATGTCATTGCAGAAAATATTCCTAGCAAGCCGGTAACTGTTCTGAAAACAGCATCAGGCTTTGGCGGCGGTAATGCATCTTTGATTATCAAGAGTTTATGA
- a CDS encoding acyl-CoA thioesterase, with product MIASEIEIDIRFSETDAMGVVWHGNYLKFFEDGREAFGKAYGLEYLTIFDKGYFTPIVKSEIDHKAPVYYGQIIKVITKYVPAKSAKIQFEYEVVNLTTGELCAVGKTMQVFLNKETRTLELITPDFYRDWKEQNKVY from the coding sequence ATGATTGCTTCGGAAATCGAAATTGATATACGTTTTAGTGAAACTGACGCAATGGGCGTTGTTTGGCATGGCAATTACCTGAAATTTTTCGAAGACGGGAGAGAAGCTTTTGGTAAAGCCTACGGATTGGAATACCTGACAATTTTCGACAAAGGCTACTTTACACCCATCGTAAAATCTGAAATTGACCATAAGGCTCCGGTTTATTACGGGCAGATCATTAAAGTAATAACGAAATATGTGCCTGCAAAATCAGCCAAAATCCAGTTTGAATATGAGGTTGTGAACCTTACAACTGGCGAATTGTGCGCTGTGGGCAAAACCATGCAGGTTTTTTTGAACAAGGAAACACGCACATTGGAACTGATTACTCCCGATTTTTACCGGGATTGGAAAGAACAAAACAAGGTTTATTGA
- a CDS encoding LpxL/LpxP family acyltransferase has product MSRWDGKTKGSLVGYKIFLYFINKLGLDFAYRLLKLVTYYYYLFAAKQKSALLDFYQNTLHLPVSEAKKLARKNFYIFGQTLVDRAAFLLGKTEKFTHVFENEQYLIDIREGRKGGILLSAHLGNWETAGNLLKGRITPTINIVMLDAEVESIKQFMDSSTGGSRFKVIAIRNDLSHIIAIRNALVNNEFVAIHSDRYMDGAKFIELDFFGRKAKFPYGPFIIASKFDAPVTFVFAAKDGRYSYHLSATLPLTGKRKPEEIAALYVAELERKVKEYPEQWFNYFNFFV; this is encoded by the coding sequence ATGAGCCGTTGGGATGGTAAAACCAAAGGATCATTAGTCGGGTACAAAATCTTTCTCTATTTCATTAACAAGCTTGGGCTGGATTTTGCCTACCGCTTGTTGAAGCTGGTAACGTATTATTACTATCTTTTTGCAGCGAAGCAAAAAAGCGCGTTACTGGATTTTTACCAAAATACCCTCCATCTTCCAGTTTCAGAGGCCAAAAAGCTGGCCAGGAAAAACTTTTACATTTTCGGACAAACTTTGGTAGACCGCGCCGCATTCCTGCTTGGGAAAACGGAAAAGTTTACGCATGTGTTTGAAAATGAGCAATATCTGATTGATATACGGGAAGGTCGAAAAGGCGGGATACTGCTGAGCGCGCATTTGGGTAACTGGGAAACGGCCGGTAACCTGCTGAAAGGGCGCATTACACCGACCATTAACATTGTAATGCTGGACGCGGAGGTGGAAAGCATTAAACAGTTTATGGACAGTTCCACAGGCGGTTCCAGGTTTAAGGTTATCGCGATCAGAAACGATCTTTCACACATTATCGCAATTCGCAACGCATTGGTTAACAACGAGTTTGTGGCCATTCATTCAGATCGCTATATGGATGGCGCCAAGTTTATAGAGTTGGATTTTTTCGGCAGGAAGGCGAAGTTTCCTTACGGACCGTTCATTATCGCCTCCAAGTTTGATGCGCCGGTAACATTCGTTTTTGCTGCCAAAGATGGAAGGTACAGTTATCATCTCAGCGCAACATTGCCGTTAACGGGAAAACGCAAGCCCGAAGAGATCGCCGCCTTGTATGTTGCTGAACTGGAACGAAAAGTGAAGGAATATCCTGAGCAATGGTTTAATTATTTCAACTTTTTTGTTTAA
- a CDS encoding phosphopantetheine-binding protein, translated as MYANDVKMSWEEVIEETRDFLSEEFEVDRNLILPENSLKDTLDLDSLDYVDLVVLIEENLNIKITGEDFKEIVTFGDFYRLVRKKLNL; from the coding sequence ATGTATGCTAACGACGTAAAAATGAGTTGGGAAGAAGTTATCGAAGAAACGAGGGATTTTTTATCGGAGGAGTTTGAGGTGGACCGGAATCTGATTCTTCCTGAAAACAGTCTCAAAGATACGCTCGATCTGGACAGCCTTGACTATGTGGATCTTGTGGTGCTCATCGAAGAAAATCTCAACATTAAAATTACAGGCGAAGACTTCAAGGAGATCGTAACATTCGGTGATTTTTACCGGCTTGTTCGTAAGAAACTAAATCTATAA
- a CDS encoding beta-ketoacyl-[acyl-carrier-protein] synthase family protein — protein sequence MDHRVVVTGIGIYSCLGENLDEVTKSLYAGKSGVVFDQVRKDFGFRSALTGMVQEPDLKNYLSRRQRLGMHQPAIYAYMATRQALELSGLDVDFLETTETGIIYGNDSTASSVVEAVDKAKEKHDTTLIGSGAIFQNMNSTVNMNLSTIFKLKGINFTLSAACASGSHSIGMGYMMIRQGLQDRIICGGAQEINIAAMASFDGLGTFSIRESEPAKASRPFDRDRDGLIPSGGAATVILESYESAVKRGAPILAELIGYGFSSNGDHISNPSIDGQVRSLKMAMTQAGIAADEVDYINAHATSTPVGDGSEARAIFEVFGPETPVSSTKSMTGHECWMAGASEIVYSLLMMQNSFVAPNINFENPDEDSARINVIAETKEQEINCFLSNSFGFGGTNSTLIIKKIS from the coding sequence ATGGATCACAGAGTTGTCGTAACCGGAATTGGGATTTACTCTTGTTTAGGCGAAAACCTGGACGAGGTCACAAAATCTTTGTATGCCGGGAAAAGCGGGGTTGTTTTTGATCAGGTTAGGAAGGATTTTGGCTTTCGTTCTGCGCTAACGGGCATGGTTCAGGAGCCCGACCTGAAAAACTACCTGTCCAGAAGGCAGCGCCTGGGTATGCACCAGCCCGCTATTTATGCATATATGGCTACGCGTCAGGCGCTTGAACTCTCGGGATTGGATGTGGACTTTCTCGAAACCACAGAAACCGGCATCATTTATGGTAACGACAGCACTGCCTCATCGGTGGTGGAAGCGGTTGACAAAGCCAAAGAAAAACACGACACCACATTAATTGGAAGCGGCGCTATTTTTCAAAACATGAATAGCACGGTTAATATGAACCTTTCGACGATTTTTAAGTTAAAAGGAATCAATTTTACACTCAGCGCGGCTTGCGCATCCGGCTCCCATTCTATCGGGATGGGTTACATGATGATCCGGCAGGGATTGCAGGACAGGATCATTTGCGGTGGTGCGCAGGAAATTAACATTGCTGCCATGGCCAGTTTCGACGGGCTGGGAACATTCTCCATACGAGAATCGGAGCCTGCAAAAGCTTCCCGGCCATTCGATCGCGATCGCGACGGGCTGATCCCCAGCGGCGGCGCGGCAACAGTAATTCTCGAATCATACGAGTCCGCCGTGAAGCGCGGTGCTCCTATACTGGCAGAACTCATCGGCTACGGATTTTCTTCCAACGGCGATCACATATCCAATCCCAGCATCGACGGGCAGGTCCGCTCACTTAAAATGGCCATGACCCAGGCGGGAATTGCTGCGGATGAGGTGGATTACATTAATGCGCACGCCACGTCGACGCCAGTCGGCGATGGGAGTGAAGCACGAGCGATTTTTGAAGTTTTCGGGCCTGAAACACCAGTAAGTTCAACCAAATCAATGACGGGGCATGAGTGCTGGATGGCGGGTGCCAGCGAGATCGTTTACTCTTTACTAATGATGCAGAATTCTTTTGTAGCACCCAATATCAACTTCGAAAACCCGGACGAAGACTCGGCGCGGATCAACGTTATTGCTGAAACTAAGGAGCAGGAAATCAATTGTTTCCTTTCCAATTCGTTTGGTTTTGGCGGAACAAATTCAACATTAATCATCAAAAAAATCTCCTGA
- the fabG gene encoding 3-oxoacyl-ACP reductase FabG, translating to MSCALVTGASRGLGRAIAVQLAKDHGLYILVNYSSNQAAAEETLAAIVAAGGAGELLQFNVQTKTEVDEALNKWRERNEEKHISVLVNNAGITRDGLFMWMPEQDWDDVMNISAKGLFNVTQNAIQQMLRKRSGRIVNIASVSGMKGVAGQTNYSAAKGAIIAATKALAQEVAKRKITVNAVAPGFITSDMTKDLNEAELKQMIPMNRFGQAEEVAHLVSFLVSDKAAYITGEVININGGIYS from the coding sequence ATGAGCTGTGCATTGGTAACAGGCGCGTCAAGAGGACTGGGCCGTGCCATAGCGGTGCAGCTTGCAAAAGATCACGGGCTATATATTCTGGTCAATTATTCTTCCAATCAGGCCGCGGCAGAGGAAACGTTAGCAGCAATTGTGGCTGCCGGTGGGGCCGGGGAATTGTTGCAATTCAATGTTCAGACAAAAACGGAGGTGGACGAGGCCCTGAACAAATGGAGAGAGAGGAACGAAGAAAAGCATATCAGTGTGTTGGTGAATAATGCCGGCATTACGCGTGACGGCCTGTTTATGTGGATGCCGGAACAGGATTGGGACGATGTGATGAACATTTCCGCGAAAGGCCTATTTAATGTTACGCAAAATGCCATTCAGCAAATGCTGCGCAAGCGTTCGGGCCGGATTGTTAACATTGCATCGGTGTCCGGAATGAAGGGCGTGGCCGGGCAAACGAATTATTCGGCAGCCAAGGGGGCAATTATTGCAGCCACAAAAGCGTTGGCACAGGAAGTTGCTAAGCGCAAGATCACGGTAAATGCAGTTGCGCCGGGTTTTATCACGAGCGATATGACCAAAGACCTGAACGAAGCAGAATTAAAGCAAATGATACCGATGAACCGTTTCGGCCAAGCGGAGGAAGTTGCACATCTGGTTAGTTTTCTGGTCTCGGATAAGGCCGCCTACATTACGGGCGAGGTGATTAATATCAACGGAGGAATTTATTCATAA